In Carassius gibelio isolate Cgi1373 ecotype wild population from Czech Republic chromosome B17, carGib1.2-hapl.c, whole genome shotgun sequence, a single window of DNA contains:
- the gch1 gene encoding GTP cyclohydrolase 1, with amino-acid sequence MERSKQKQINKNENEADSAINGHFDGRVKIPGWSAAGTPSTAPSSSVMESWREERTRSLEDNEMSLPSIAAAYTTILRGLGEDPQRQGLLKTPRRAATAMQFFTKGYQEKIIDVLNDAIFDEDHDEMVIVKDIDMFSMCEHHLVPIFGRVHIGYLPNKRVLGLSKLARIVEIYSRRLQVQERLTKQIAVAITEALQPAGVGVVVEATHMCMVMRGVQKMNSKTVTSTMLGVFREDPKTRDEFLTLIRS; translated from the exons ATGGAGCGGTCCAAAcagaaacaaattaataaaaatgaaaatgaagcagACTCCGCGATCAACGGACACTTTGACGGACGGGTGAAGATTCCCGGATGGAGTGCCGCCGGGACCCCGAGCACCGCGCCGTCCTCCAGCGTGATGGAGAGCTGGCGGGAAGAACGCACTCGCAGTCTGGAAGACAATGAGATGAGTCTGCCGAGCATCGCTGCGGCGTACACCACGATCCTCAGGGGGCTCGGGGAAGATCCGCAGCGGCAGGGGCTCCTCAAAACTCCGCGGAGAGCCGCCACCGCCATGCAGTTCTTCACCAAGGGTTATCAGGAAAAAATCATCG ATGTCCTGAATGATGCAATCTTTGACGAAGACCATGATGAGATGGTGATCGTGAAGGATATTGACATGTTCTCCATGTGTGAACATCATTTAGTTCCCATTTTTGGGCGG GTGCATATAGGTTACCTTCCAAACAAGAGGGTTCTTGGTCTGAGTAAACTAGCAAG GATTGTTGAGATATACAGCAGGAGATTGCAAG TTCAGGAGCGTCTCACCAAACAGATTGCGGTGGCCATCACTGAAGCGCTGCAGCCTGCTGGTGTCGGGGTGGTGGTGGAAGCTAC TCACATGTGTATGGTTATGCGAGGTGTCCAGAAGATGAACAGCAAGACTGTGACCAGCACCATGCTGGGTGTTTTCCGTGAGGACCCCAAGACACGAGACGAGTTCCTGACCCTGATCCGGAGCTGA
- the samd4a gene encoding protein Smaug homolog 1 isoform X1 produces the protein MMFRDQVGVLAGWFKGWNECEQTVALLSLLKRVSRTQARFLQLCLEHSLADCTELHVLEREANNPVVISHWQSEPKERVISLVLTHLPLLKPGNVEAKVEYMSLLPKILGHTIEHGRHLEESRQLLSYALIHPATSLEDRGNLALWLNHLEERAAARGAGDSLERVSSSHHGQPPHLYPHHQRYGSDDRLNGWQGSRDSGLGSWQQQQQSCENGHLSLYPSSSMPSTINAVGTGSGTNTILSGGQHSPLRRSVSLTPPMSGGSNQPLGHGWLSQEDLRPRGPAPDHAPISPQSSVASSGSGGSEHLEEHAAGRSTFHEEGSGMRDVPAWLKSLRLHKYAGLFSTMTFDEMMSLTEQQLEAQQVTKGARHKIIISIQKLKDRQNVLRCLEKDILEGGNLRAPLLELHQIIQTPIKACSTEESSQRHLLSAEGKSSIATSHLAGGETEGSSTFIAEGDIPAQFTRVMGKVCTQLLVSGSDEENISSYLQLIDKCLIHDAFTETQKKRLLSWKQQVQVQFRSISRRTLLDLTGQRRSSRYGQSNSLPTTGCVGSGIPTRRTLRQYQMRSLPGVRPILLGTTGLFGPTPRSGSSTPTVLKQGRQGLWFANPGGSNSMPSRTHSSVQRTRSLPVHTNPHTMAMFQQTDLQVPVTEPDINNRLESLCLSMTEHALGDGVDRTSTI, from the exons tgGTGATCAGTCATTGGCAGAGTGAGCCGAAAGAACGGGTCATCTCTCTGGTTCTGACCCACCTGCCTCTCCTCAAACCGGGCAACGTTGAGGCCAAGGTGGAGTACATGAGTCTCCTGCCGAAGATCTTGGGCCACACCATCGAACATGGCCGGCACTTAGAGGAAAGCAGGCAGCTTCTGTCCTACGCCCTCATCCACCCCGCAACCTCCCTCGAAGACCGGGGGAACCTTGCCCTCTGGCTCAACCACCTGGAAGAGCGGGCGGCTGCCCGAGGAGCCGGAGACTCCCTTGAGCGCGTTTCTTCATCTCACCATGGGCAGCCTCCGCACCTCTACCCCCACCACCAGCGCTACGGGTCTGACGACCGTCTCAACGGCTGGCAGGGCTCGAGGGACTCTGGGCTGGGAAGttggcagcagcagcaacagagcTGTGAAAACGGGCACCTCTCACTGTACCCATCATCCTCCATGCCCTCCACTATCAACGCTGTAGGTACAGGAAGTGGGACCAATACAA TTCTGTCGGGTGGACAGCACAGTCCTCTGCGGCGCTCAGTGTCTCTGACCCCTCCGATGAGCGGCGGATCTAACCAGCCTCTGGGGCACGGATGGCTCTCCCAGGAGGACCTGCGTCCCCGCGGGCCGGCCCCCGACCACGCGCCCATCTCTCCTCAGAGCAGTGTGGCGTCCTCGGGCAGCGGGGGCAGCGAGCACCTGGAGGAACACGCTGCTGGCCGAAGTACATTCCATGAGGAGGGCAGCGGGATGAGGG ATGTGCCGGCATGGCTGAAGAGTCTGCGCCTCCATAAGTACGCTGGGCTCTTCTCCACCATGACCTTTGATGAGATGATGTCACTGACGGAGCAGCAGCTGGAAGCTCAG CAAGTCACCAAAGGGGCACGGCACAAGATCATCATCAGTATTCAGAAGCTGAAAGACAGACAAAACGTGCTACGCTGTTTGGAGAAG gACATTTTGGAGGGAGGGAATCTACGTGCTCCTTTGCTGGAGCTCCACCAGATCATCCAGACGCCTATTAAAGCCTGCAGCACAGAGGAGTCttcacagcgccacctgctgagcGCTGAGGGGAAGAGCAGCATCGCCACTTCCCACCTGGCTGGAGGAGAGACGGAGGGCAGCTCCACGTTCATAGCTGAGGGAGACATCCCCGCTCAGTTCACTCGCGTCATGGGCAAAG TTTGCACACAGCTCCTTGTCTCAGGGTCGGATGAGGAGAACATCAGTTCCTACTTACAGCTTATTGATAAGTGCCTTATCCATGAC GCCTTCACAGAGACGCAGAAGAAGAGGTTGTTGTCTTGGAAGCAGCAGGTGCAGGTGCAGTTCCGCTCAATTTCACGGAGAACTCTCCTGGACCTAACAGGACAGAGGAGGAG cAGTCGTTACGGTCAGTCCAACTCCCTCCCAACCACGGGATGCGTAGGCAGCGGCATTCCCACACGGAGGACCTTGCGCCAGTATCAGATGCGGAGTTTGCCTGGTGTCAGACCCATCCTTTTGGGTACCACCGGTCTGTTCGGACCAACTCCCCGAAGTGGCAGCAGCACCCCTACGGTCCTGAAGCAGGGAAGACAG GGTTTGTGGTTTGCCAATCCAGGGGGCAGTAACAGCATGCCCAGCCGCACTCACAGCTCAGTTCAGAGGACCCGATCGCTACCCGTCCACACCAATCCACACACCATGGCCATGTTCCAGCAAACCG ATTTACAGGTGCCTGTGACTGAGCCTGACATCAATAACCGTTTGGAGTCTCTGTGTCTCAGCATGACTGAACACGCTCTGGGAG ATGGTGTTGATCGAACTTCAACCATCTGA
- the samd4a gene encoding protein Smaug homolog 1 isoform X2 — MMFRDQVGVLAGWFKGWNECEQTVALLSLLKRVSRTQARFLQLCLEHSLADCTELHVLEREANNPVVISHWQSEPKERVISLVLTHLPLLKPGNVEAKVEYMSLLPKILGHTIEHGRHLEESRQLLSYALIHPATSLEDRGNLALWLNHLEERAAARGAGDSLERVSSSHHGQPPHLYPHHQRYGSDDRLNGWQGSRDSGLGSWQQQQQSCENGHLSLYPSSSMPSTINAVGTGSGTNTILSGGQHSPLRRSVSLTPPMSGGSNQPLGHGWLSQEDLRPRGPAPDHAPISPQSSVASSGSGGSEHLEEHAAGRSTFHEEGSGMRDVPAWLKSLRLHKYAGLFSTMTFDEMMSLTEQQLEAQQVTKGARHKIIISIQKLKDRQNVLRCLEKDILEGGNLRAPLLELHQIIQTPIKACSTEESSQRHLLSAEGKSSIATSHLAGGETEGSSTFIAEGDIPAQFTRVMGKVCTQLLVSGSDEENISSYLQLIDKCLIHDAFTETQKKRLLSWKQQVQVQFRSISRRTLLDLTGQRRSRYGQSNSLPTTGCVGSGIPTRRTLRQYQMRSLPGVRPILLGTTGLFGPTPRSGSSTPTVLKQGRQGLWFANPGGSNSMPSRTHSSVQRTRSLPVHTNPHTMAMFQQTDLQVPVTEPDINNRLESLCLSMTEHALGDGVDRTSTI; from the exons tgGTGATCAGTCATTGGCAGAGTGAGCCGAAAGAACGGGTCATCTCTCTGGTTCTGACCCACCTGCCTCTCCTCAAACCGGGCAACGTTGAGGCCAAGGTGGAGTACATGAGTCTCCTGCCGAAGATCTTGGGCCACACCATCGAACATGGCCGGCACTTAGAGGAAAGCAGGCAGCTTCTGTCCTACGCCCTCATCCACCCCGCAACCTCCCTCGAAGACCGGGGGAACCTTGCCCTCTGGCTCAACCACCTGGAAGAGCGGGCGGCTGCCCGAGGAGCCGGAGACTCCCTTGAGCGCGTTTCTTCATCTCACCATGGGCAGCCTCCGCACCTCTACCCCCACCACCAGCGCTACGGGTCTGACGACCGTCTCAACGGCTGGCAGGGCTCGAGGGACTCTGGGCTGGGAAGttggcagcagcagcaacagagcTGTGAAAACGGGCACCTCTCACTGTACCCATCATCCTCCATGCCCTCCACTATCAACGCTGTAGGTACAGGAAGTGGGACCAATACAA TTCTGTCGGGTGGACAGCACAGTCCTCTGCGGCGCTCAGTGTCTCTGACCCCTCCGATGAGCGGCGGATCTAACCAGCCTCTGGGGCACGGATGGCTCTCCCAGGAGGACCTGCGTCCCCGCGGGCCGGCCCCCGACCACGCGCCCATCTCTCCTCAGAGCAGTGTGGCGTCCTCGGGCAGCGGGGGCAGCGAGCACCTGGAGGAACACGCTGCTGGCCGAAGTACATTCCATGAGGAGGGCAGCGGGATGAGGG ATGTGCCGGCATGGCTGAAGAGTCTGCGCCTCCATAAGTACGCTGGGCTCTTCTCCACCATGACCTTTGATGAGATGATGTCACTGACGGAGCAGCAGCTGGAAGCTCAG CAAGTCACCAAAGGGGCACGGCACAAGATCATCATCAGTATTCAGAAGCTGAAAGACAGACAAAACGTGCTACGCTGTTTGGAGAAG gACATTTTGGAGGGAGGGAATCTACGTGCTCCTTTGCTGGAGCTCCACCAGATCATCCAGACGCCTATTAAAGCCTGCAGCACAGAGGAGTCttcacagcgccacctgctgagcGCTGAGGGGAAGAGCAGCATCGCCACTTCCCACCTGGCTGGAGGAGAGACGGAGGGCAGCTCCACGTTCATAGCTGAGGGAGACATCCCCGCTCAGTTCACTCGCGTCATGGGCAAAG TTTGCACACAGCTCCTTGTCTCAGGGTCGGATGAGGAGAACATCAGTTCCTACTTACAGCTTATTGATAAGTGCCTTATCCATGAC GCCTTCACAGAGACGCAGAAGAAGAGGTTGTTGTCTTGGAAGCAGCAGGTGCAGGTGCAGTTCCGCTCAATTTCACGGAGAACTCTCCTGGACCTAACAGGACAGAGGAGGAG TCGTTACGGTCAGTCCAACTCCCTCCCAACCACGGGATGCGTAGGCAGCGGCATTCCCACACGGAGGACCTTGCGCCAGTATCAGATGCGGAGTTTGCCTGGTGTCAGACCCATCCTTTTGGGTACCACCGGTCTGTTCGGACCAACTCCCCGAAGTGGCAGCAGCACCCCTACGGTCCTGAAGCAGGGAAGACAG GGTTTGTGGTTTGCCAATCCAGGGGGCAGTAACAGCATGCCCAGCCGCACTCACAGCTCAGTTCAGAGGACCCGATCGCTACCCGTCCACACCAATCCACACACCATGGCCATGTTCCAGCAAACCG ATTTACAGGTGCCTGTGACTGAGCCTGACATCAATAACCGTTTGGAGTCTCTGTGTCTCAGCATGACTGAACACGCTCTGGGAG ATGGTGTTGATCGAACTTCAACCATCTGA